From Arachis hypogaea cultivar Tifrunner chromosome 3, arahy.Tifrunner.gnm2.J5K5, whole genome shotgun sequence:
GACAAGTATTGAGgtaacataaaaaatatcaatatgaTGATTTTTGCTGCTGTGATTTTTTATCCTAAATACAGGTTGAAGTTTATGAACTAGCATTGAAAAGCTATATGATAAGGATGATGCTGATTTTTTGGGTGCAAAAGTAAAAGAGACCTTCTCCAAGATGTTTGAATGCTATGTGAATGCAAATAATGGGGATAAATCTTTTACTTCAGCAACAATTGATAGTGCATCAGATGTGAGAGTACTGATGGCGACATGGTTGGTGATTTTTTCAAGGaggtgcattttcatgagatcatCAACAAGAATGAGGTGAATTTGTATTTGATGGATGATTTAGAGAAGTCTCGTGATCAAAATACTTTTGACATATTGAATTGGTGGAAGGTAAATTTTAGCAAGTATCCTATCTTATCCCAAATAGCTAGAGATGTCTTAGCAATGCCGGTCTCGACTGTTGCTTTAGAATCGACTTTTGGCACTGGTGGAAGAGTGCTTAACAACTATATGAGTTCTTTAACTCTAAAGACAGTTGAGGCATTGATTTGCACACAAAATTGGCTTCGTGCTTCTCCAATAACAATTgattttgaggagcttattgaAGAGTTTGAAAAACTTGAATTAGGTAtacaaaaaagaaatttgaagTTCCTTTTAtagtttatgtttataatttataatctatattatgtctatgtttataatctatattgatttctttgttttatttttgtagaaattgcACCAACCGGGAAAGATAATGATGAGTCTGGTGTGGATTTAGATTAAGCATGGTGGCTATttggtttttatttggtttaaagtgACTGTTttggtttttagtatgttttaaagtgtgtttgtttttgttgtttgctagacatttttaattgtctttctttcatgtttaattaagttgaatttgtattgaatttggatgTGATATACTCTTATTATTCTAGTTTATTGACGGTTTTAAACTTCACTTTATGGtaatttaaattctaattattaaatttaaaaaaatcgaaaaaaccgACCGAACCAAACTATTGTTAGTTCGATTCGGTTCAGTTTGATTATTCATAAAGTAACAAACTAAATGGTTGGTATCATTGTAGAATCGAATAGGTCGGTTCGAATAATTACTGCGGATATACGGATATTATCTAATCTATGTGCAGCTCTAAAATAAAAGAGGAAATTtgtcggaaaaaaaaaaaactcttaaacTAAGTGGGAATAGGCAAATGGAAGAAGACATTTGATGCTAACAAAGAAATCAAAATGACTTGTTTGAAGAAAGATATTACACCGGACAAGTTTAAGAATAGATGAAACAATAATGCACAATAGTTCTACCTGTCTTGAAACAAAGTGAAAGTAGTCAAGTAGATAGGTCAATATTCGACTAACTGTataaccttatatatatatatatatatatatatatatatatatttatatatatatatatatatatatatatatcatagttATGGATAAAAtaccaaattaattttcaaataattttagaTCAAATATTTTGATTCCcactaaatttttattctttataaatttttaagaattatttttgttagatgaattattctttttattattttgaaaaataattaatttatcttaaaatatattttcgaGACTTAACCGTTCTATAATAAAATTCAATATGAATTTATTTATCTAACACAGATAtgtaaaatttgattaaaaatgatGAAGGGATCAATTTATCGGACAAACATAATTcttaaagatatttaaaaaataattcttgagAAGTCAAGAGAATACATTTTTTGACGATAAATTTGAGTGTTTACTGTCTACTCTAGACTCTAGTTAGTAGTTACAGCCATTAGAGGCACATACTCTCCACCTAATCCTACTTCACTCTCGCATTCAGGTTTCAGCCACCCCCGCCTTATCTCTCTCCCGCGGGTCTTCGGGCCAACCGTCACCCTCCTCACagatcttttcttcttctacacgCGTTCTGCTTCATTTCTCTGTGTCGTTCTACCATTCTCTTGCTATTGGTTCTATTAAGGTTTGGTTTTCTagctttttattttgtgattttctttCGTTAGGTGCTTAATTTCCAGTGTTTGGTTCATGTTAAACTGATTTATGAAAATAGTTACTGAATTTTCTTGCGCAATTTTCATGATTCATGATATTTGTGGTGTGGTGTGTTGCTAAGATATGGTTGTCAAATGCTCAAATTGTGCAGTCTATTTGTCGGTAAAATCTTTGGAAGAATGCAAGAACTATGGGAGGGAAAGGAGGGCCTTGTCACGGTTGCAATTAGTAATGTATTGATATTGTTGTCAATTTATTATTTAGGTATCTTCTGTTAAAGTGAATAAAGGTGTATGCTATTGTTTTGGTTTTACCTTAACTGTTGACTTTTTTATTATCCTTTTTAAAAAGGTTGAATGCTATATTATGTTATGTGTATACTGTTGGTGAAAATTAACTTTTTGATGGTGTTGAAAAATGGGTTTGCTGGTTCCTTTTAGTGTTCCTCATGTTATTTGAGCACTCATTTTAATTATACAAGAAAAAACTATAACTAACTCAACCTCCACTTTTCTTGTCCCAAAGAAATAGAGAATATATTTCTGTCGTTGAATGTGATATCTACATTGTCACGTTATGTATAGATTAATTTGTATTTGAAGTTTGTCAGGACTAGGTGggtttgaaattcaaatttaaaggcTAATGTGTGCATGTGACTAGTCTTGCTTGCTTCCCCTGTCTCCGTGCCTCCGCTCATGCTTCCTTATCTACTATAATGTTGATATTTACTTTTTGTTTAATGATAACCTTTCTAAATCTCAATTGAATTTCTGCTGCTTTTGTTAGGTGCCACTCAAGGACTCTTAACACTTGTCAAGCATTGAACCAGCAAGTGCTCTGctattaagaagaaagaaggtttcattttatcttttatttttcaattgatGCTAGTGTCAGAGGAATGTCCATTATGCTTCCTCCCTTAACTCATATTTCTAACACGAATTCGCTGCTGCTCCTGAGCAATGTTGGTGATTGTGCTTGTGCAATTTGTCCCCGAGTAACACTTAAAGTACAACCtcaagtgtctgtggtgaagactGAAGTCCCTAAATCAACATTTGTTTGTTCATCTCAAAGGGTTTTACCAGTGCAGGAGCTGCATATAATAAGTGCTGATGACGAAGAATCAGTGGGCGTTGAAGAATACAATCAGTCAAAAGTTAATATTGATTCGTTGGAATTGAGTTATGTGAACAACGGGAATGAGGCTGGTGGCCTTAGTGACTTTGTAGAACCTCAGAACAAAGAAATTCTTAAGGAGAGGATCAGAAGAATGAGAATAGGACTAGCCAACAAAGGAAGAGTACCTTGGAACAAAGGAAGGAAACACACTGCAGGTAGTTTGCATTTAAATGGACACTAATGTACCTTAGGCAGTCTTTGGTTTGCGAGACGAGACAGAAATACAAGGACATAAACTTCAAATTGTCTGTGTGTCTTGTTTGGAATGAAAAACATAGTGTGCCCCAATACTTCCAAAAAGTGGGGATACTAGAGCCTGAGCATTGGAACATACTAAGGGTGTCTTTGGTTTGTATTTTCATTTtcagtattttttgtttttagaattttgtgaaacaaaaaagagaaaacacgAGGTGAAAATAGAAACGAAGATTTTGTTGTTTTCGTTGTTTCCTCTTTTTCCTTTGCAAAATTCTGAAAATAAAAAACACTGAAAATAGAAAGTGAAAACGGAAACCAAACATACTCTAAAATTTCTTCTGTTGTCTTTCACTATCCCATGGTACTACCAAACAAAAGACAAAGGCACTTTTTGTTAATCTGTCTCTGTCTCGACACTATCCAAACACTACCTTATAGTTAGCTAATTTTGTATAACTGACGCCACACACAATGCAGAGACCCGTGAGCGAATCAGGATAAGAACGTTAGAGGCATTAAGGGATCCAAAGGTGAAGTCAAATATGAGCCCTTTAGTTTTGGGGGTTTTCATCCTTTTAATATGTGTGACAATATGACATGTTTTGTTATTGACTTATTGCAATGCTTTATATGTCAGTGATACTCTTTTGTTCTGAGCTCCTTCCACTATTTATCACAAGTATTCAATATGCAAGTGCTATTGTCTCACAAAAGTTTTGTGCTGATAGGTCATTCCTTTATATTGACTCACATAGTAATCCtaagcctcttcttcttcttcaaattttcaGATACGGAAGAAGATGGCTGAACATCCTCATTTTCATAGGTAATCATATTTTTCATGTTGTTTATCCGTACACCTCAAAAAAGaactttttacttttatttcattGAAAATTCTAGCTTATAAGGATGAGTAGAAAAAAGGTATGCCTGACCTAGTATTGTACTTTTGAGTTTCcaaaattttttcaatatttaTAGAAAGAGGAATACTACTCTTTTCTTAATACAGATTACAGAAAAGTATGAGAAGTATCGACTGAAGAAAGTGACTGATTAAGGATTTCAGATTACTTTTGTTTTTTCAAGTTCCTAGTGAAAATAGTTATGGTGGAATGGCATATGCAGTGAGGTTGTGAAATTtgcataatatattttatttggctTATCCTCTTAGGGACAAAAATACTGGAGGATAGCCTTTAGACTTTGTCTATCTTAGGATATGACATCCAGATTTCTAAGTTATTGCTACTTGTCAGGTTTAGTAAAATATAGGTAACAATATGCGACTATtctaaatttatattataattcgaGTACATTTTtaatctaattgctgtcttcctAGAGTCTTGTTACTTCTATAACTACAGGTATAACTTCATTAACAGCCAACATAAGCTATGTTGAATCCTTATGATATGGATCACAGAaagtttatttttgttgttctaTACTACAAGGGTATCTCTGAAGACTTTCTagaacaaatttttttatcattctatCAGCCTCAAAGCACCATGAATGCTGAAAAACTGAAAAGTGAACTTTTGCAATCATTTGTAATAGTTTTCTACTAAATTTTGTGGCATTAATATGAAAATGAATGTAGTCAATGACAATGCATTCTCCAACCTTTGTCAACCTTCCTGCAGTGATCAAATCAAGGCAAAAATAAGTTATTCGCTGAGACGTGTTTGGCAAGAGCGTCTGAAGTCAAGGCGGTTGGGGGAGAATTTTTTGCTTTCATGGCAACAAGGCATAGCAAATGCTGCTAGGAAGGGAGCAagtgatcaagaagaactagattGGGATAGCTACAGTAAGATAGAACAACAATTGGAGGTCCTCCAACTTCTTCAGgccaaggaaaagaaaaaggggaaaaagttgaTGGCGATTGCTGCAGCAAGGAATTTCATTCAGTCATGGAGGGAATGCATAGCCACAGCAGCTAAGAAAGGAGGGAGTGGTGAACAAGAACTAGAATGGGGGAGCTAtcagaagataaaacaagaaatgGTTCTCCTCTATAAGCTTCAATGTGCATCAGAAAAAGCAAGGGCAAAAGAGTTCGCAAGAGTAAAAGCAGAGAAAGCTGCACGGATAAAGGCAATAAGGAAGGCAATGCTTGCTGAAAAGAGGAAAGAACATCAGGAGAGGACAAAAGCGAAGGGGGATATGAAGATCCGGCAATCTAGAAAAGGAAAGCAAGACAATATTGATTCTGAAGTTACTAAAGAGTTCAAACTTGCCTGTAAATTAACGAAGGTACACCTTTATAGTGTTTCCTTATATTAGCTATTGTAAGTGCAAATGTTAAAGCAATTAAGGATAAGAGAACTACCTATTGATGTGGCAACCGAATGTAAATCTTAGCTAAACTTTGAATATCAGGAGATAAACATAGGAAATTTAATGGTTAAATCAGTAACTAATTGGTGGTTGTCTTAATTGGGGGAACAGTTCATTTTTGTTATGATACTAATTACTTGAAACTTAAACGCTACCTGAGCATTTATCTCAGAAATTAACTGTTGTGTTAAAGCACCCCTTTCAAGAGTGGTGCCACTAAGAAGTATCTATCTAAAATTAACATAACTGCTTACCATGACCTTGTTTCTAATATTCATTCTAAAATTATAACATTACACCCATTTTTGTTATGTATCCTTTATTTCTCTAATcgtgattttgttttttttttttctgtgctGTCTTCAGATTCCTGTAAATAAGAATATCATCAGCAGTCAAGTATCTAGAGAAGGAGatgttttcaattcaattttccCAACTTACAATAAATTGGATATAGAGCTTATCAAGAGAGAAAAGTTGCAGAAAGGAGTATCACTTGCGGATCAGATCAAAGCTGCTAGGGACAGAAAAGCCGAACTACACTGATATGGAATCTACTGCATATTCTTGTTACTTATTTACTTGGAGATCTATCTATAAATCTGTTTCCATGTGTTGAAACAAATAGTTGATTAACCACTATTTGGtagtgttctttttttttttttttgggtttgggGAGAGGGTGTGAAGAAAACCAGTTCGGTTGGAAGGGAATGGAGTTGGTTTGGTTTAGTTTAAGCTCAGTTAGATTTTAACTaggctagttattttggttcctTGTTTTCCTCTAGGTAATCTTTCTAATAGCTTCATGATTTTGGTTGTAGAGAGTTTCTTGGTGGTTTGGCCAAATTAttaaggaaagagaaagaagaaacggTTTAATGGCTAAACCGTGAAATCACCGTTTCAAACCATGTCGGTTAAACAACTGATATCTGAGATATTGACCATGTCGGTTAAACAACTGATATCTGAGATATTGGTAGCAGAGAGTATCTCAGCTCCAAAACACATTTAGAACACTTTACTAAAGCTAGATCATTCAAGAAAAGCCAGTAGTAAAGTTTTtatagatgaatttagactcgaCGGTCAAAATTCATTGTTATTGGTACGGTTTTCAGCTTGTGAcatgcttttatttttcactgtactttcttttgttttcacttattTTATCTAAGTTCGCCTTATTATATTGTGGTGAGGTGATTCTTGGATGTTTGCGAATTCTCATCACAGAATTTTAGAGAATTAATTATATAGAGAATTAGGGTGTTATATTCTACCTTTTTTACAAAAAGTTTCACTCTCCAAACTTTAGATATACCTAGAGGTTATAAAACCTCTAAGGAATCTATCTTAACTATCATTTTCACTAACCCAATTCGTAGGTTGATCCTAAAGGTATCCGTAGGTGATGGTGCTAGAGCTAACCTTCACTGTCTGAGATTAGAAACCTTGCGTGCTCTCCTCTTGTGTCGTCTGTTGTCCATTTCCTCTCTTGTGGAGACGAGCTTATTTTAAATTCCTGTGGGCGGTCACTTAATAACTTGCTTGAGGACGTCCGTCACCTTAAGGTATTCTTTGGTCCACTAACACTTCAGTTTTCTCCATATGCTTTGCCTCAGACGCCGTTTCTAACTTGTTTGCAAGAGCTCCAATTTCTTTGCGGGGCAAGTAGTCTGCGCATCTCGAACACCCTAATATCTTCTTGTTACTACAAGTGTTGTACTCCGATCTACCAATGTTGGGTACTTGTCTCGTCATCTCTCACTTGCATACTACCATTAGCTTcttgttcttattcttcttgttgaatgacagaaaatcaGCTATGATGCACGGACAAGACACGGGAacacgcatatatataaaataaaatattttttagataaattgtaataatattttgatattttattgatgttaaaatataaattaattttttaattatttttaatattttattttaattaaatcaaatatttaaaatatctttttgttttaagaaataataatatatattatatttaaatttatttcaaaaatatatattaagaataagactggacacgctgaTACGTAATTTAGGTGTGTGCAAGTGTGTTCGAagaagaatttttatttttttattaagacacggttggacacaacAGACACGCCTGTCGGATGAGTGTCAGTGAGTATCGTGTCCGAAATGTGCCCGACACGAGGACACGACAGCTCAGCCAAGTGGCTGTGTTTCACAGAAAAACAGTAACagaacaaaaattgaagaaatgaaataaaacaatGTAGAATTTGTACTTTTCTTACAaaattttatgtgtttttttgtCATCTACAAAGTtgtgggttttttttttattttttaagaagaaaCCTTTTGTTATAAGAAATGGTGtccctaaaattaaaaaaaaaaagaaaataaaatgaatagcCTGGAAATTTTCAGTAACAAAAAAGTATAAATTTGTGAAGAACGTATAATAGTtataaagacaaaataaaaagcaCATAAATTGTTAATTATAAACACATTTTTATCACATACAGAAATTtcgttaagaaaaaaaaaaactcaacctGATGTATATTCTatcaaaattaaaacttttatgtgtTTTATTCATGTggttttattctaaaatttatgtgtttattgccaagagaaaaaatagaatagaaataacaatttttgtgtttttatctacaaatttttgtattttttataattttttattttttaaatctttgtTATAAGAAATATTGTTCCTAAATTTGttttagaaaaatgaaaacataaaaaaattagcaatggaaaataaagtATTTAAGTTGAATTAAAATAGTGATATAGTCAAAACAAAAACCACAGATTTTTCAtcacaaaatagaaaaaaattgtgtatacaagcacagaatttaaaaaaaaatgaaaacacaaGAATTTATGCTACCTAAACTAAATACCAAATTATGTTTTGATAAATACAAAGACCTAAAATTCTGTTTTCTTCCTTTGCTGCTCTTCTTAAATTTCTATGTTTATTGTCAACAAATTTATGTGTTTATTgctaatgtgaaaaaaaaaaaaacacaggaTTCTACGTTTTCACATgcaatttttttttcgtttttttaaaaatatgttttttaaatatttgttataaGAAATTGTCCGTAAAATAAAAAAGCGAAAAAGAATTTCACTCACAAAAATCACAGAAATTTGTGAAGTATAACATTCTTAActtcaaaatacaaaaaatttatgaGTACACAAACATAGAAATTTCGTTAAAaaaaactcatatatatatataaactatacACAAAATTATGTTTGAATAAATATAGAAACCTGATATTTCTGTATCTTCTTCTAAAATTTATACGCTTATCGGATAATTCAtgtagtttttgttttttatgtgcttttttcttctgtttctcattttttttacaaaattttaaaaagtagaaATATAAGAAGAGAAATGTTAAGAAATCAtccgaatttattatttttggccatcatttaacaattaactcaatttctttagtttaatttttttaatctaataatctaacaatatattttattttatactttaaacATTAATGACTAagtgatgataaaaaataataaattctgacaTTCCTGTCATTCCTCGTATAAGAAAAAGAAGGCGACGCTACCGAAGAAAGCAAAGTGAAAAGGGAGAAGACATAAAAGTACATGGAACATGGTGTGTgaagattttaaaaaagaaactGTTAAAAATACTTGattagatttaattataaaattaacttggTCAGAAAACATTTCTATAATTCTAATTATGTATTCCGGAGATACTGAAGCCAAAACTTAAGTTAAATGAATCAATCAACATTTTAACTATgggtatcatttaaaaaaaaaaaattattatttgatgGTTTGGCTAGTGAAAAATGAATAAATATGTACGTAATGAATTGAAAACCAAAGAAATTTAAATATTCCGTCTAAGTTTTCTAATGCGTACTTAAAAATTTGATTACTTGAtcaatttggtaattttaattaactattttcttcaTTGCAAAATAAATGCCacttttatgttatattttggatacataaaaaaaaaatcaatgccacttttatgttatattttggatacataaaaaaaaatcaatgtaaagtatatgcaaaaataatctatatccaaatatattgatttattatttaaagtgagatatttattttgaaatagaGAGAGTAATTTAGCTTTTGAAAATAGATTCCAGATTGGATAAATTAATCTTTGAAAgggattttttatttagaaactaATTTGTTCAAAAAAATAACACTGTAGGGGTATATTACATATAAATGTAATAGAGATCATATCCCCTTTAATATTACATTACACATCATAGCTTGCTCTTTGGAACACCAACTGGTGCATTTCTGGACCTCTTTTCCACTGCTCGGGAGACCTGCTTCACCGCCTCTTTTGGCAGATGCCGAGGCCGGCTCAGCCAAAGTCCTCCATCAGCTACAAGAGTGTGGCCGTTGACATATTTTCCTTCAAAGAATCACACAACTAGTGTTAAGTTTCAGAAGACAAAAATAGAGTTAAGCTCCACTTTGGTTCTTGAGATTGGCAAGTTGTTCTAATTTAGTTCCTGACTTTCTAATTGTAACAATTTGGTCCCCCAGATGAAAAAAATGCACCAATG
This genomic window contains:
- the LOC112790047 gene encoding uncharacterized protein isoform X1 gives rise to the protein MSIMLPPLTHISNTNSLLLLSNVGDCACAICPRVTLKVQPQVSVVKTEVPKSTFVCSSQRVLPVQELHIISADDEESVGVEEYNQSKVNIDSLELSYVNNGNEAGGLSDFVEPQNKEILKERIRRMRIGLANKGRVPWNKGRKHTAETRERIRIRTLEALRDPKIRKKMAEHPHFHSDQIKAKISYSLRRVWQERLKSRRLGENFLLSWQQGIANAARKGASDQEELDWDSYSKIEQQLEVLQLLQAKEKKKGKKLMAIAAARNFIQSWRECIATAAKKGGSGEQELEWGSYQKIKQEMVLLYKLQCASEKARAKEFARVKAEKAARIKAIRKAMLAEKRKEHQERTKAKGDMKIRQSRKGKQDNIDSEVTKEFKLACKLTKIPVNKNIISSQVSREGDVFNSIFPTYNKLDIELIKREKLQKGVSLADQIKAARDRKAELH
- the LOC112790047 gene encoding uncharacterized protein isoform X2 — protein: MRIGLANKGRVPWNKGRKHTAETRERIRIRTLEALRDPKIRKKMAEHPHFHSDQIKAKISYSLRRVWQERLKSRRLGENFLLSWQQGIANAARKGASDQEELDWDSYSKIEQQLEVLQLLQAKEKKKGKKLMAIAAARNFIQSWRECIATAAKKGGSGEQELEWGSYQKIKQEMVLLYKLQCASEKARAKEFARVKAEKAARIKAIRKAMLAEKRKEHQERTKAKGDMKIRQSRKGKQDNIDSEVTKEFKLACKLTKIPVNKNIISSQVSREGDVFNSIFPTYNKLDIELIKREKLQKGVSLADQIKAARDRKAELH